In Candidatus Edwardsbacteria bacterium, the DNA window GTGTTCGCAGATCTTTTTTATCGAAACCCTTACTTTCATTTTATCCCATTCCCCTTTATTCTTAACGGACTGTTTTTTACTTGAAACGGTATACTATCCGGCCCCGGGTCAGGTCGTAGGGAGAAAGCTCCACCGTCACCTTGTCGCCGGGAAGGATCTTGATGAAATGCATCCTCATTTTCCCGGAGATATGGGCCAGTATCTTATGACCATTGGGTAGCTCCACTCTGAAAGTGGCGTTGGGAAGATTTTCCGCCACCGTTCCTTCTACCTGTATCCCTTCCTGTTTGGCCATGCACTCCTTGGTTACTGATTGTTATTTGGTTATCGCTATCGGCTGATCGTTCTATCTGGTGACTATCTCCGGGTCTCCGTCGGTGACTATCACCGTGTCCTCAAAATGGGCCGACAGGCTGCCGTCCTTAGTCACCACCGTCCAGCCGTCGGACAGAAATTTCACCTCGGCCTTGCCGGTGTTTATCATCGGCTCTATGGCCAGCGACATC includes these proteins:
- the infA gene encoding translation initiation factor IF-1, translating into MAKQEGIQVEGTVAENLPNATFRVELPNGHKILAHISGKMRMHFIKILPGDKVTVELSPYDLTRGRIVYRFK